The genomic interval ATAGGGCGCGTAGAGGTGGCACTGCCAGCGGTTGAGCATCCAGGAATGCACCATGACCAGCGCGGGGAAAGGCCCCTCGCCCCGGGGCACGTAGAGGGCCGCGGAGAGCTTGGTACCGTCCCTGGCGGTCAACTTGAACTGTTCCACCCGGAATCCCTTGCGTTCCCCTTCCGCCTGGGCCATTCGCTGCATCAGGGCGGGTAGGGCGGGAAGGGAGGCGATGATGGAGGCGCGCAGCATCCACCTCACCCTCCCTTTAGCCGCCAGGCTGGATTTTCCGCTATCCCTTTTCCTTTCCTTCTCCCCGCGGTACTTTAACCTCGACTGTTTCTCGGCCATGAGGAAGACCCCCTATCGTCCGATCAACGCCCGTTTCCCGCAACATGATACCAGATACCCTTACCCGGTTTGCACGGTTCCGGAAATCCGCGCATTCCTCGCCCCGCACGGCAACCGACCACGGGCGGCTTCAGGGCTTGGCGCCGTTCGGGATCAGCGCGGAAGGCCTCCTTTCGGCCGGCATGACGGCGAAGGCACGATGTGAGATGTGGCGCGATTTTTTCTTGTGCCGCAAGCAGGGAAACCGAGATGTGGCCATTTCCCGTGGGGGTTCTCTCGAGCCTATCTCATCACGTCCGATCCGGGTCGGTTCCACCGGCGGAGGTGCTCCGGTTCAGGCGGCGGTTTTCCGTGGTTCCGCCCGTTTCCGACGGCCCGGGGAAATTGGGTGATGTTATGCTTTGAGAAAGAGGGCCTTTCGACGGGCACAGCTAGCGGCCGGCTGCGGAAACGGGAGGACGGGAGATGGACGGATGGATGGGCCGGATGCTGGAAGTGGACCTGGAAAAGGGTTCCTTCCGGGAGAGGGAGCTGGACCCGGAGCTCCTCACCCGGTGGCTGGGCGGTAGGGGACTGGGGGTGAAGCTGCTCTACGACCGGGCCCTGGGCGTGGAGCCCCTTCATCCCTCCAACCCGCTGATATTCGCCGTGGGGCCACTCACGGGCACACCGGTGCCTACGGCAGGGAGGTTCTCCTTGGTTTCCAGGTCGCCCCTCACCGGCACGGTGTTCGACTGCAACTCCGGCGGGCGCTGGGGAGTGGGCTTGAAGAGATGCGGCCTGGACGTCCTCCTGGTGACGGGCCGGTCCCCGGAGCCGGTGTACCTCGAGGTCAGCGAGGCGGGAGCTCGCCTTCATCCCGCGGACGACCTCTGGGGAAGGACGGTTTCCGAGGTCATGACCCGCCTGGGCGCCGCGCACCCGGGGGCCGGGGTGGCGGCCATTGGCCCGGCGGGCGAGAACGGTTGCCTCCTGGCCTCCATAATGAACGACGGCTCCCGGGCGCTGGGGCGGGGAGGTCTGGGGGCGGTCATGGGCTCCAAGAATCTCAAGGCCGTGGTGGTCCAGGGCCGGAGCCGGGTGAGCGTGAGCCGGCCCGGGAAGCTGTCCTTCGTCCTCGGCGAGTCCCGGAGGTGGATCAAGGGAAACCCGGTGACCGCGGTAGGCCTTCCCCGTTTCGGCACCGCCGTCCTGGTGAACCTGATGAACGAGCTGGGGGTATTTCCTTCCAATAATTTCCAGCATTCCCGCTTCCCGGGGGCGGAGTCCATCTCCGGGGAGGTGCTGGAGGAGAGGCACCTGGAGAAAAGGCGGGCCTGCTGGGGATGTCCCATAGGCTGCGGCAGGGTCACCCGAGCGGGGGGCCTAAGGGGCGAGGGGCCGGAGTACGAAACCCTCTGGTCCCTGGGGGCGCAGTGCGGGGTGGACGACCTGGAGAAGGTGGTGCTGGCCAATTACCTGTGCAACGACCTGGGCCTGGACACCATCTCCGCGGGTTCGGTAATCGGGTGCTGCATGGAGCTGTCCGAGAGGGGCCTGGTGGAAGGGGGACCGCGCTTCGGGGACGCGGACGCGGTGCTCGGGCTGCTCGAGGACATGGCCCTGGGACGGGGCCTGGGACGGGAGCTGGCCCGGGGATCCCGCCGCTTCGCCGAGGCACGGGGAGCGGTTGAATACGCCATGCAGGTGAAGGGGCTGGAGCTTCCGGCCTACGATCCCCGGGGCCTGCAGGGCCAGGGGCTCTCCTTCGCCACCTCCAACCGGGGAGGATGTCACCTGAGGGCCTACCTGGTAGGTCCGGAGGTGTTGGGCATACCCAAGATGGTGGACCGGAAATCCACCACGGACAAGCCCGGCCTGACCATTTTCGCCCAGAACCTCAACGCGGGCGTGGATTCCCTGGTACTATGCCGTTTCCTTCAGTTCGCCCTGAGCGACGAGTACTTCGCCCGCATGCTCGAGGCGGTGACCGGCATTCCCTACAAGGCCATGGACTTGCACCGCATAGGGGAGCGCATATGGAACCTGGAGAGGTTGTACAACCTGCGGTGCGGGATGGACCCGGCGGAGGACACCCTGCCGCCGCGCCTTCTCCGCGAACCGGTGGCCGAGGGACCGGCGGCCGGGAGGGTGGTGCTCCTCAGGGAGATGCTCCCCCTCTATTACCGCGCCCGCGGCTGGGACGAGAGGGGTATCCCTGACCCGCGGAAGCTGGCCGCCCTCGGCCTTCCGGAGTAGCCCGAATGCGGCCCGCATTTTCGCTCTTCCGCTTCCCGCGGATGCTATTATGAAAAAGCGAGATGGCGTTCCGGTTTGCGTGAGAGGGCTTACCATGCTGGAGCAGTTCAGTTTCTTCGGGCGCGAATTGTTCCTGCAGGGGGTGAATTCCTCGCACAGCGGGAACATGAGCGTCCGCGTGGGGGACAGGATTTTCATCACCCGGCGCGGTTCCATGCTCTCCCACCTCAGGGAGGGAGACCTGGTGGAAACCGGTATGCACGACGACGACTGCCACATCACCCTGGCCTCCACGGAGATCAAGATACATAGGGCCATATACCGGGAAACCTCGGCCCTGGCCGTGGTGCATGCTCACCCTCCCTGCGCCATCGCCCTGTCGCTCCTGGAGGACGAAATACACCCGGTGGACACGGAGGGCATTTATTATTTCAAGGCCGTTCCCGTGGTGGGAGCGGACCTTACCGTGGGCTCGGACGAGGTAGCCGAGAAGCTCCCTCCCCTGCTCCAGAACTACAAGATCGTCATGGTCAGGGGACACGGCAGCTTCGCCGTGGGGCAGATGCTGGAAGAAGCGTTCCAGTGGACTTCCAGCCTGGAGGCTTCGTGCCGGGCTCTTCTGTTCTACCGCCTGCTGTCTCCGCAGGCGAGGCGGGAAGGGGAAAGCCGATGGTGACCGGTACCCGGCTTTCCGCCCTCCGCAACCTCCTGCGTACCAAGGGGGATTCGGCCAGCAATATTAAGAAACACGCCGCTGCCAGGGCGGCCAGGATGATGGCCGAGACCCCGCGACTTTCCGCCGCGGAGCTCAGGAGTAACCCGAGGACCAGGAGAAACGCCTTTCCAGAACCCATCCACGCCTTCCTTTCCATGTTCGCCTGCCTCTCCGTCATCGCCTGCCACGAGCCGATGTTAGCACCGGCCGGTGACAGGTCCCTTCCCGGGCAAGGCGGGGAAAAGCGGGAGGGGGGAAGGTCGGGCGTGAGCAAGCTGGAAAGGCTGATGAACCTCATCGCCATGCTCCTCGAAGCCCGCCGCCCCGTCACCCTGGAACAGATCCGCAACAGCATACCGGGTTACCAGCAGGAGAGCGCGGCGTCCTTCAAGCGCATGTTCGAGAGGGACAAGAGCGAGCTCCGGGAGATGGGCATCCCCATAAGAGTGGAACCGCTGGACGCCTTCGGGGAGGAGACGGGTTACCGCATCCCCAAGGAGGAGTATTACCTGCCCGAGGTGAATTTCACGCCCGAGGAGAAAGTGGCCCTGCTCCTGGTACACCGTTTCGCCTCCGGCGGGCTGATACCCCTCTCCCGCGAGGCCTCGTCCGCCCTCCTAAAGCTGAGCCCGGACCTTGGAGGCGCGGGGCCTCTGCGGGAGGCGCGCCCGGCTCCCGTCCGTTTCGACCACCCGGCGGAATCGGTGGAGAAGCTGAGCGCGCTGTGGGAGGCCTCGGTGAGGAGGAAGACGGTGCGCTTCGCCTACCGCTCCCTGGGCTCCTCGAAGCCCCGGGAGCGGCGCCTGGATCCCTACGGGATGTACTTCGACCGCGGGGCCTGGTACGTGGTGGGTTACTGCCACCTGCGGGGCGAGAGGAGGTCCTTCCGCGTTTCGCGGGTGGAGTCCGAGGTGGTGCTGGAACACCCCGATCATCCCGGGCCGGATTTCGAGAAACCGCCGGATTTCAAGCTGAGCGATTATTCACGGGTGCTCCCCTGGGAGTTCGAGGAGGGATCGCCGCAGGAGGCGGAGGTGCGCCTGTCGCCCCGCATCGCCTGGTGGGTGGAGCGCGACCTGGGCGACATCTATCCCTTCCGCTACCTTGAGGACGGCAGCGGGGTCATCAGGGTCACGGTGCGCAACGAGGATGCCTTCTGCAACTGGGTCCTCTCCTTCGCCGAGGACGCCGAGGTGATCTCACCCCGTAACCTGCGTGAGAGGATACGGAACCGGCTGCTGGACATGTTGCGCGGGCTGGAAGGAGGGCAGGATGGCCGGTCCTGAAGCCAGGCTGCGCCGCATGCTGGCCCTCATCCCCTACGTCCTGAAGCACCAGGGCGCCACCTTCCGGGAGCTCTGCGAGGTCTTCGGGGTGACTCGGGAACAGCTCATAAGGGACCTCGAGCTCATCTTCATGTGCGGGCAGCCCGACTACACCCCCGCGGACCTCATCGAGGTGAGCATGGACGGGGACCGCGTGTACATCGGCATGGCCGATTACTTCGCCCGTCCGGTGCGCTTCACGCCCTCGGAGCTGGCCGGGCTTTACCTGGCCTGCAGCGCCCTGGCCAGGCTGGCCGGACCCTCGGCCACCTCGGCCCTGCATTCCGCCATGCGCAGGATACAGCAGGCCATGGGGATGGAGGGGCTTTCCCCCGAGGATGTGGAGCGGAGCCTTGAGGTGGCATCGCCGGATTCCCGGGAGGAGGTGCTGTCCCAGCTCCTCGAGGCCTGTGACGAGCGGCGGGTGGTGGAGATGGAATATTATTCCTACGGCAGGGGGGAGCTCACCCGCCGCCAGGTGCACCCCCTGTCCATGGAGTTCGGAATGGGGCACTGGTACCTCCACGCCTGGGACGGCATGAGCGGGGAGATGCGCGTCTTCCGGGTGGATCGGATAAAGGACCTCCGGGTAACGGAGGAGAGGTTTGCTCCTTACCGGGAGACGGAGCTGGACAGAAGGGGTTCTTCCGCCGCCCCGGATTCGGGAGAGATCACCGTGAGGCTGCGCTTTTCACCCGCTCTGGCTCCCTGGGCCAGGGAACAGGCGCTTTTCAGTGAATTCCAGGAGGACGGGGAGGCCGTGGTGTGCACGCTGAGGACGGGCAGCCTCTCCTGGCTGGAGAGGGAGCTCCTGCGCTGGGGGACGGAAGTGGAAGTGCTCCATCCGCCGGAACTCCGGGAGGGGCTGCGCCGCCGGGTGGAAAAGATGCTGGCCCTCTACGGCAGGCACGGCCGTAATAAGGGAAAAGCTGGAAACCGCTCCTCCCGCAAGAGATAAGCCATCCTCCAGGGGCGGACCTTGCTTTCCGCCGGCGGAAAACGAGTGGGTTCAGCGGGCGTGGCGGGAGAGATAGGCCTGGCGGAAGCGGTCGAGGCTCATGTTGTCCAGATCGTTCTTGATCTCGTTCAGGCGGCGCCGGGCCCTGTCCAGCTCCTTGTACCGCTCTCCGTAGACCAGCCTCTGGCGCCGGAAGTCCCAGACCTCGACCAGGAAGCCCTCCCC from Actinomycetota bacterium carries:
- a CDS encoding WYL domain-containing protein yields the protein MAGPEARLRRMLALIPYVLKHQGATFRELCEVFGVTREQLIRDLELIFMCGQPDYTPADLIEVSMDGDRVYIGMADYFARPVRFTPSELAGLYLACSALARLAGPSATSALHSAMRRIQQAMGMEGLSPEDVERSLEVASPDSREEVLSQLLEACDERRVVEMEYYSYGRGELTRRQVHPLSMEFGMGHWYLHAWDGMSGEMRVFRVDRIKDLRVTEERFAPYRETELDRRGSSAAPDSGEITVRLRFSPALAPWAREQALFSEFQEDGEAVVCTLRTGSLSWLERELLRWGTEVEVLHPPELREGLRRRVEKMLALYGRHGRNKGKAGNRSSRKR
- a CDS encoding aldolase, coding for MLEQFSFFGRELFLQGVNSSHSGNMSVRVGDRIFITRRGSMLSHLREGDLVETGMHDDDCHITLASTEIKIHRAIYRETSALAVVHAHPPCAIALSLLEDEIHPVDTEGIYYFKAVPVVGADLTVGSDEVAEKLPPLLQNYKIVMVRGHGSFAVGQMLEEAFQWTSSLEASCRALLFYRLLSPQARREGESRW
- a CDS encoding YafY family protein — its product is MVTGTRLSALRNLLRTKGDSASNIKKHAAARAARMMAETPRLSAAELRSNPRTRRNAFPEPIHAFLSMFACLSVIACHEPMLAPAGDRSLPGQGGEKREGGRSGVSKLERLMNLIAMLLEARRPVTLEQIRNSIPGYQQESAASFKRMFERDKSELREMGIPIRVEPLDAFGEETGYRIPKEEYYLPEVNFTPEEKVALLLVHRFASGGLIPLSREASSALLKLSPDLGGAGPLREARPAPVRFDHPAESVEKLSALWEASVRRKTVRFAYRSLGSSKPRERRLDPYGMYFDRGAWYVVGYCHLRGERRSFRVSRVESEVVLEHPDHPGPDFEKPPDFKLSDYSRVLPWEFEEGSPQEAEVRLSPRIAWWVERDLGDIYPFRYLEDGSGVIRVTVRNEDAFCNWVLSFAEDAEVISPRNLRERIRNRLLDMLRGLEGGQDGRS
- a CDS encoding aldehyde ferredoxin oxidoreductase family protein, which gives rise to MDGWMGRMLEVDLEKGSFRERELDPELLTRWLGGRGLGVKLLYDRALGVEPLHPSNPLIFAVGPLTGTPVPTAGRFSLVSRSPLTGTVFDCNSGGRWGVGLKRCGLDVLLVTGRSPEPVYLEVSEAGARLHPADDLWGRTVSEVMTRLGAAHPGAGVAAIGPAGENGCLLASIMNDGSRALGRGGLGAVMGSKNLKAVVVQGRSRVSVSRPGKLSFVLGESRRWIKGNPVTAVGLPRFGTAVLVNLMNELGVFPSNNFQHSRFPGAESISGEVLEERHLEKRRACWGCPIGCGRVTRAGGLRGEGPEYETLWSLGAQCGVDDLEKVVLANYLCNDLGLDTISAGSVIGCCMELSERGLVEGGPRFGDADAVLGLLEDMALGRGLGRELARGSRRFAEARGAVEYAMQVKGLELPAYDPRGLQGQGLSFATSNRGGCHLRAYLVGPEVLGIPKMVDRKSTTDKPGLTIFAQNLNAGVDSLVLCRFLQFALSDEYFARMLEAVTGIPYKAMDLHRIGERIWNLERLYNLRCGMDPAEDTLPPRLLREPVAEGPAAGRVVLLREMLPLYYRARGWDERGIPDPRKLAALGLPE